The following is a genomic window from Drosophila busckii strain San Diego stock center, stock number 13000-0081.31 chromosome 2L, ASM1175060v1, whole genome shotgun sequence.
CTCGGGCAGCACTGTGTGGTTGGTGTAGGCGCAAGAGCGCACCACAATATCCCAGGCCTTCTCCCAGTCCAGATGCTCCTCGTCAATCAGTATGCGCATCAGCTCGGGAATGGCCAACGATGGATGCGTGTCGTTCAGCTGAATGGCAACCTTCTCGGGGAAGTGATCAAAGTTGGTGCGCACAGCCTCGCGCGAACCGAACTTGGACGCCTTGTAGCGGCGAATGATGTCCTGGAGTGTGGCGGCGCACATGAAGTACTCCTGCTTCAGACGCAGCTCCTTGCCCTCGAAGAAGTTGTCGTTGGGATACAGCACGCGAGAGATGTTCTCGGCCAGATTACGATCCAGCACAGCCTGAATGTAGTCACCATCGTTGActgcaataaaaaagcaacagagATTAGCCCGCTGCACTTGAAAACTTAACGCACTTGCTACTTACAGAACTTCAGATTGAAGTCAATGGGCGACTTGGCGGACCACAAGCGCAGCGTGTTCACATGGTTGTTGCCATAGCCGGGTATGGGATTGTCGTAGGGCATGGCGTACACTCGCTGGGTGTCCACCCACTTCTTGCCCTCGGGCGTATCAATGACACGACCATAGAAGTTAATTGGCAGCATGAATTCGGGACGTGCCTTCTCCCAGGGATTGCCATAGCGCAGCCAATCATCAGGCTCCTCCACCTGCTCGCCGTTCTTGATCTTTTGGGCAAAGATGCCGTACTCATAGCGTATGCCATAGCCATAGGCAGCCAGGCCCAAGGTGGCCATCGAGTCCAGGAAACAGGCAGCCAAGCGGCCCAGACCGCCATTGCCCAAGCCAGCGTCCTCCTCCATGTCCTCCAGGTTCTCAATGTCAAGGCCCAGCTGATACATGGCCTCCTCGCACTCGCTCTGAATGCCCAAGTTGATCATGGTGTTGGTCAGCGACCTGCCCATGTAGTACTCCAGCGACAAGTAGTAGACAcgctacaaaaacaaaagaacaagCAAAGAGAGTTAAAAGTTTGTCAAACATTCAAAATAAGTTACATTATTAACTGCCCAATTGCTCAGCAGCCGGCTGGCGCCAAGCGCTGTCCCAATGACCTAATTATAATGATCTCAAAGTCTCGAAGGTCAGCCATTGGGAGTCTTATCAGTAGCGGTACTTAGCTAAACTATAAATAGACAATTTACATTTGCCGGTTCGTTACGGGCTTTTACAACAAAGCGATTCAGCAGTCAGTCTATCATGCAATCAATCGCTCGGCTTGCTACGTCCGCGGTCATAATAACATAAGTACATTGGATTGATAGCAGCTGTGCTAATCAAGAGATTAGCGAATGCAACCGCATGGCTCATGGGACTGCACTTTGCATGCTATGGAATCATGGCATAGTTTCCATGCAGGCGACATAAGCATCCATATCAATGCATCTCTGGTCAATGCTAAATAAAGTCTGCGAACTTGTAATGCGATTCAAGTGTCGCCAATTAAGATTTCTATGCATCGATTATCAGCTACGGCATCCTTGCTActtatataaatcaaagcttagTTCTAGTAGTAGCAACTGCATATGGCCCGCCACATTGTTATCTGAGAAACTGAGCTCTATCTATTATATAGATTCCAAATAAAACCAACTAATAGCGCTATATTGAGCATATGTTCTGCGGTCTTCGTTGTAACTGAATGATAACAAatgctgctttgtttgtttacggACATGTAAAGCGTAAcaattagaattatttattgtcataTGGTGCGGATAACGTTGTACTAGAATTAATTTACATGACACCTTATGCCATCAATTATTGATTACTACTCTTAAGCACACGCGCTGACCTTCCACTGAAGCATCAATTGGACACCCATtcaattagctttaaattataactagTTTAAACTTGTCGTTCTTATATTTGTGTGACGTCTAGCAACAGCTGCTACcctaagctaaaatatatataaaacatatatttaaacatatatataatttgccaactatttttttgttatgctacTAAATTAGAAACAATCTTCTTTGCACTCAATTGCACTTCATGGAGAACAAGCACCAACGCACCAATAcaaatgcagcacacacatacaaagataTATGTCTTTGAGCATACAATGCATATattaaggcaacaacaaatttagacATAAACGAAACTAGAACGAAGACAGAAAatcatataatatacataagtGAGAAAATTTTCCTGACGGAGGCGGCAGCCACAGGCGGGCACAACGACTCTCGCTTTCGTTAATAACCTTTGATTGACCTTGaaaatatgtgtgttttttgttaaatgaTTGTTAGTTAGTTGCTTACATATAGACAACATATATACATGAATTTTGTCATACTCTAATTGTTATAgttggcaaattaaaatattcgcttttataataaacaaataaacgtaTATTGGctatgcttttattattaacagaCGGCAGCGTTAAGTAAAAATAtgagaaaattaataaaagttcaAACTCTTGACATGACTGACATTCAGGCAAGGACAAATTTCTATTGAAGTCATATAAAATGTTGAGATACACGAAATTTGCACGAATGCCGCACAtgattgcatttatatatgtgtgtgtatatgtatctTATGGATACACACCGCTgttacattaataataaaataacgcATTGGCAGTTGTTGCTAGACGAAAATACAAGTTTGCTAGACAGCCTTAAATACATAGTACACATGTGTTTAGCATGGAGACTATTTAAAAGGGCTATACCCGACTAGCATATACCACATAATGCGACAACAGATGCTACAATTAACAACACTATTATTTTGATTgacttatttattaataatccTTATCTGTTGTGTAAACTTTAatgtgctttaattttaaacaaactaataaacaacaaaatcaacctGTGTGTGAAACAGCTGCTCACTATATGCTCCCtatcaattattattaaaaactataattaaatttgcgtGTTACGCagctgagagagcgagagagggagcgaCAGAGAGTCGCCGGCTTTTGgtttaagatttatttttcataaatttgcatttgctttgaacAAGGAGAATGTTGCAGTGAAAGTAtctaatgcatttatttaatacctCGCTGGCATTCACACGTTTTTGGGACTTGGCATTGATCCCAACCCAGTGCACTTCGAGCAAATTTGCGGGCAATTAAgaaagtgaaaaataaaacaagaatgcaaccaaaaatatatgtacatacaatacatacatagaaaTGATAATGAATGTGTGTAGGCAATGAGAGCGCACgacgaaaacaaaaatgaaaatcgaaaagaaataaaaaaagaaaatatttttggccaaCGTTAAGAGTTGTGCATTAGCGCACAACGCAAAATGTCGTAataccaaaagaaaaaaaaaaactatatggTGGAGCCttgttcaaattaaaatatgtaaactcGTATACATAAATCTAGTTAAATACTCAGTGGAGCTGGATGAGCGCAGGATAAGTTTGGTTAGGTCGACTTTTTGTGTGCCGTTTAAATAATCAATACTCTACAATGGGGTgggtcagtgtgtgtgtgtatgtgaccTACCTTGGGATCCTTCTCGTAGTAATGCTGCTGTGTGCGAATCCAGCGTCCGACCATATTGTCCTTGACGGTATTCGCAAGTGCGAAATAGTAATCACGCAGTGTGGCCACATTGCGATCCTTGACGAGAGTGTAATGCAGGTGGCGATTGAAGTTCTTCTTCACCTCGGTTACGTTGCCCACCTCAGCGATGCCCTTCACCGAAATCTGCTTCCTGCGATCTGCGTCCGATTGTGGTTTCGACATCTTGACTGCTGCCTGCCTTTGACGGAGGTTCTATTAAACACTTGCTCGTTTGCTAACTGCGTGGGTGCGTGTCCCCACACTCTATAGACAATATAAACTATGAAACGAATTAAACGGGCACACCAAATACTCGTGACAAATGCGCAGCCAAAGACAACCGTTCGCGGCAAAATCCGGAGCACTTCTCATTTCTCGCGCACTCTTGCATGCGTTATTAGTCACAAAAGCTTTTGATACTCTCTGCCTTTCGAGCAAGAGGTATGCACAGCTCATCGCTCTGCACATGGGCGCAAAGCTTTAACAGCTCATGCACGCATACAGAGATAACTAATGCTTGCGTTTGGCCCAGGGTATTATCGGCACACTGatacacaatttgttgtcGGCGCAAAGCTCTCTCTAGCTCTCGCACACTTTCTTGCCCACTCTCTGCgcttgcatttgtatttcGTATGTTATCACTCTCCACACTCTGCTCTGATGCTGCCTCACTTGTCGTTGTTGATTTTCTGTTAGTGTTGAACAGGTTTACATCACAATAACTGCACTTTAGACAATTCTCTGAGAGTCTTCAGTTTTGTATACTGTACAATTGCTCTCGCGCGCTCGCAGTTTGTGTTCCACCTTGTCACCTTGGTGGCTGCATGAAGGTCATACAGCTGGACCTCTAGCGTTAAGCTTGCAAAGCACGAGCTTTCAAAGCTATTTAACAGCtgtgttgtttgctgttaagtttaagtttagcGCGCAGCAAAAATGCGATTCTGTTAGATTTATTAaaggtttatttttattgaaattttacgTTTATATCAACTATAGTTCTTTCGAAATGTTACACTTGGTAATTTAGAACATTCTTGTTGTGTATCTGTGTATCATACAGCAAGCTGACTGCACAATTACGTGATATTGTTGTATGTAACGATGATTACAGGTCTACTAAGCCCCTCAAATGGTTTTAGCTTCTCGATTTTCGTTTACACTTAGTTtttagatacatatgtatgtatgtagatagAAATATCGCTTAAAGTGTGTTtgtaatatgcaaaaatatctattattatttatataattattcttacttgtttttattattattatattgagGGGGAATGGATAATCAGCGTCACTGGCTTGATACGTTTATACAGCAACTCAAATATAATGTGTACATAATAATCAATAACAATGAGCAACAAATAgttacaataaaaacatataatgAAGCTACAAtagtataattatttaattcttgtATACGACGCAATTTTCAATGTTGGCAATAAATCAACTTGcggcaaaaaatttatttaaatattttactttagcttaaaaattaattgtacgCAAATGTATTTTTCTGAATCAAGGCCAAGCTGCTGTTTCTTTAAATATAAGTTGGattctgtttgtttttatcataAGCGCAACTCAAATCGATCTCAACATAACAAAACCAATAACGTATTCCAGCCCAAGGCAAATTGGTCCAAATGATGGGCCCTAATTTGGTAGCTGAGCTGCACTTGTCGCTTTTTTAGATCCAAGGACGAAAGCCGATTATTTAAAGTCGAATagtattcatatatatattcgcaTTGTTGTTTGATACGATTGCTTAAAcagaaaataatgaaaaataataattcactTCACTCcctgcaaaatgtttttaagttcactttattttgattttttcttttctataaaaaaaatcaacaaaatcaaaaatacaactaaatcaaagaattaatttaaaaaaagtgttctaataaaaaatgtgtacaTGTATTGATAATTTTTAAAGGCTTCTTGTATAGTTTTACATCTATACATAGTATGTTGTTTCATTATTTGTTAACTAAGTGATGAAATTATACGTTGATTTTTGATTTGGGTATGTCGTTTAAAATCTCTCTCGTAATAGCAAACAACAGTTGACGAAAAAGGGTTCGTGGatgttttttttcgttttttaattttcatgttCTAGAGTTCGGTTTGAAAACTTTGataaaaacttaaagccaCAATTACTACTTTtcttgatttttttgttgtgtctgttATTCAATTACTTTGTtaggttgttgttgctgctgctgttggcgttgttgttaagcttattgtatattatagttatacaatttaaaatataaacagtttgccgtattttatttatttgttatgccCGATGAATATTTAACCATTCaaattatgcttaataaataaataaacatgtagcttgttgttgtttctgttgctgttttagtTATGAATCTACTTGTCCTTCTCAGACTCGGCTGCCACTACGGGCTTTTTGTTGCCAATAGGTATAGCCACCCGGattctaaaataataaattgataattaatatatagtatagtgaTATACTATGGTAAGTTATAGGAGCTTTGCGCTTACTTGTCGGTGATTTCTGTCAACTTGGAGCGTACCAAATCCAAATAGGTATCGATTGATTGCTTGTTGTTCTCATAGACCTTTGGCAAGGTGAACAGTGACACGAAGGCtgttaaaaaatagaaatacaaTTAGATACAATTAAACTGGCAGGTTTAAGCTTAACGCACCCAGAATGACCAGAGTCATGCCATTGAACCAGGCACCAATGTAGGTGAAGACCCACAGAATGACGCCAAACTTGATGGAGTCAATCAGATCCTCAACCAGAAACAGGCGCCTCAGCTCCGCAGTAAAGCCATTGATATGTGCAACTGCCACGCCAGCAACGTGCTGAATCTTCTCCTGCGAGAGTGTCAGGTCCAAGTCCAAATATTCTCTGCAAGAGAATCAAAGATTAgcataactattttatttaattatttataccaAAAACTTACTTGAAGGGATGTCCGTCGTTTGTCTTTTGTACTGCCTGCATTACAGATTTATAGATTCTGAAGGCAACGGTGccgagcagcgccagcagcgacaaatatgcaaacacaCTAATCACGGAGAAGCTGGAGATGGCCACCAGCGTGACCAGACCGGCGCCAAAGACAATGCCAGACTTTTTGACATCGCGCCAGTAGATCAGAGATTCCACTGCAAATGAGATTGGCaagaaattgttattaatttgttaagttaTATAAGCAGGCGCACAGCTTAACGTTTTTGGAAGCCACATTAGCAATGCAttctctatatacatatagatatgtTTAATAAGCAGTCTCTTGAGTTTTGTCTAAAGTATTTTAGAACCGAAATACCAAAATatacaaagcacacacacacacacattcacaaaTCCCCTTTAGACAGCTGTCTATAGGCATACACACCAAcatctatatgtatgtatatatctcAGTCTTTTTTCAACCACAAATTATGCAATCTTTGAGATACATGTGAGGCATACACTTTGCACAGCAAAAATCTCATTGCAGCcagataataataatgattggTAAGCACTATAAGAACTAtgcatgtatacatatgtataatatatgtacTCAAGTACATAATGCGATTATTCTATATGGCATTCGTAGCGCCCGCCCCCTCGCGCTCGAGCACTCACaagttttattcatttttctTCGTGATTCTGTGGATCGCTCGCCGTGCGGTCGGTCGTTCGACGTTCGTTGCCAAAATTTATACTAGAGAAATATTATTTGGCGTCTGTGCGCTGAACGCAATTCACTCAACATTTTTCCGGATGCCAGGCCGGAGAATGCGCAGAGCGCTCATAAGATTGAGAGCAAGCAAAGAGATGAGCCATGGGGAAAACGCAAATGTAAACAGtaaaaaaagatacaaaagtgggaaaaacaaagcgcacagCTGGATGCCAGCTCCAGACTCCAGACAGCAATCAATGCactttaacttaaaataaatacacgcctattgaatttatttcaaacaagcagcataaacaaactGCAGTTAGAACTTTCTTGTTAATCGGCACATCAAATAGAggaaaagaaaatcaaaatgtattttctgAAACTTGTTTTGGGGGGATGagcctaaaaacaaaaaccagtAATGTTGCCATGCAGCGAGGCCAACTATATTGAAGACAAATTAGAAAGGAGACAAAAGACTGAGGGTATCGAAACTGGGTTAAGATATAAGCGCATAAGACTTGCAtacacaataacaatataatatagtaCTCAATGTATTGGAGAAAGTTGTTGCCGGCTGTTTATTGAAAAGGGAATTCGTTTCAATGGCTCCCAGTTGAGCATGTGAAGACATTGAACTGATTTAATGGCAAAACCTGTATGCGCTGAAAGTGAAGTGGTCTAGCTTCTAGTCTAGATAACGCAAACACGTTTGCTAGCGCAGATAGCAGCgcacaaattgcttttaaaacaCTTGACACATGTCAGTTACCATCAGCCAGGACTTCTTCAATCAAAACtcacaaattgttaaaagtttaaacaatttaattggccattggttgctgctgctgtcgcttgtaCAGCAAACTGTTTCATTTGTGCCTTGCTCAGCAACTCGCAGTTCCCCCAACGTGGCAAAATTATtcacaaattatgcaaaaaaaacacaatcgAAAATTattcatgttgctgttgctgttgctgttggtaactttttgttttggacAAAAGCGTGCAGCGCTGACTTGATGGGGCTTGTTGGCCacgttggcgctgctgcttccatTTCGGTGCGGCTGCTGACGTTGGCAATCAAAGCAGCGCATTTCAAGTTTACCTCAGAGCGTACCATAGATAACGCTTAACGGTAAATCAAAGGTGGACACACACCGTTGATAAGCATGCTGCTCTATTCAaatcacacatacacatacaaatacacatcTATGTACTtgcatacgtatgtatgtgtagtttataacatgcaaatgcatttggttGCCATTTACCTGGTCCACGCTCGGGCAGCGGCTGGAAGTTGCCGTTGGAGTTGTTGCGTGTGTAGCGTTTGGTGGTGCCTCCGGCCATTATATTGGATTTATTAGCAGTGAGTAGGCGCCAAAATGTATGCAAGTAAGATTCGCGTGTCTAGCACTAATTAAACTTGGCTAAATATGTAGAgaaaactacacacacacactgaagcacacacacactcgtaaCTATGGGAGACGATACTGCGGACCGCCGTCTGCTTCGAACGCAGAAAAAGAACTGGAAGAAGTTAAACAGCGAGCAAGCCCATAAGCCGCTGC
Proteins encoded in this region:
- the LOC108607657 gene encoding reticulon-1-A isoform X6, coding for MNKTLESLIYWRDVKKSGIVFGAGLVTLVAISSFSVISVFAYLSLLALLGTVAFRIYKSVMQAVQKTNDGHPFKEYLDLDLTLSQEKIQHVAGVAVAHINGFTAELRRLFLVEDLIDSIKFGVILWVFTYIGAWFNGMTLVILAFVSLFTLPKVYENNKQSIDTYLDLVRSKLTEITDKIRVAIPIGNKKPVVAAESEKDK
- the LOC108607657 gene encoding reticulon-1-A isoform X5 → MAGGTTKRYTRNNSNGNFQPLPERGPVESLIYWRDVKKSGIVFGAGLVTLVAISSFSVISVFAYLSLLALLGTVAFRIYKSVMQAVQKTNDGHPFKEYLDLDLTLSQEKIQHVAGVAVAHINGFTAELRRLFLVEDLIDSIKFGVILWVFTYIGAWFNGMTLVILAFVSLFTLPKVYENNKQSIDTYLDLVRSKLTEITDKIRVAIPIGNKKPVVAAESEKDK
- the LOC108607657 gene encoding reticulon-1-A isoform X3, which encodes MCTVGENGQNGVCKQRPFICSILDPNAWFKPERLHPQVESLIYWRDVKKSGIVFGAGLVTLVAISSFSVISVFAYLSLLALLGTVAFRIYKSVMQAVQKTNDGHPFKEYLDLDLTLSQEKIQHVAGVAVAHINGFTAELRRLFLVEDLIDSIKFGVILWVFTYIGAWFNGMTLVILAFVSLFTLPKVYENNKQSIDTYLDLVRSKLTEITDKIRVAIPIGNKKPVVAAESEKDK
- the LOC108607657 gene encoding reticulon-1-A isoform X4 → MASALETLQTVLQTLGEIKDLPINRESLESLIYWRDVKKSGIVFGAGLVTLVAISSFSVISVFAYLSLLALLGTVAFRIYKSVMQAVQKTNDGHPFKEYLDLDLTLSQEKIQHVAGVAVAHINGFTAELRRLFLVEDLIDSIKFGVILWVFTYIGAWFNGMTLVILAFVSLFTLPKVYENNKQSIDTYLDLVRSKLTEITDKIRVAIPIGNKKPVVAAESEKDK